One region of Aeromicrobium sp. Sec7.5 genomic DNA includes:
- the hisS gene encoding histidine--tRNA ligase, with the protein MASLSGFPEYTPRERIVEQAVLDHLRSTFELHGFASVETRAVEPLDVLLRKGEIDKEVYAVRRLADGAGDADLALHFDLTVPFARYVVENANTLDFPFRRYQVQKVWRGERPQQGRYREFTQADIDVVGRDVLSPHADVDVAQVMTEALGGLMDLVGSADAHATLQVSNRKVLEGFYLGLGLTDSTAVMQVVDKLDKVSPEKIRVMLGEIGVSDDSATKVLALAEIVTTDTSFVQRVEALGVEHELLAEGLSELAHVVGSIVAPGRVTVTADLRIARGLDYYTGTVFETRLSGFEQLGSICSGGRYEKLAADNRSTYPGVGISLGVSRLLAALLGDGVTASRSVPTAVLVAVADEADRRGADDVARSLRSRGVPTEVAPSAAKFGKQLRHAERRGIPFVFFPGGADGSAPTVKDIRSGDQVEADPATWTPPADDLRPQVVAPTPPVPDLQEKTP; encoded by the coding sequence ATGGCGTCCCTCTCCGGGTTCCCCGAGTACACCCCGCGCGAGCGCATCGTCGAGCAGGCCGTCCTCGACCACCTTCGGTCGACCTTCGAGCTGCACGGCTTCGCCTCGGTCGAGACCCGCGCGGTCGAGCCCCTCGACGTGCTGTTGCGCAAGGGGGAGATCGACAAGGAGGTCTACGCGGTCCGGCGGCTCGCCGACGGTGCCGGTGACGCCGACCTGGCGCTCCACTTCGACCTCACGGTGCCGTTCGCCCGGTACGTCGTGGAGAACGCGAACACCCTCGACTTCCCGTTCCGCCGCTACCAGGTCCAGAAGGTCTGGCGCGGCGAGCGCCCGCAGCAGGGGCGCTACCGCGAGTTCACGCAGGCCGACATCGACGTCGTCGGCCGCGACGTGCTGTCGCCGCACGCCGACGTCGACGTCGCGCAGGTCATGACCGAGGCGCTGGGCGGATTGATGGACCTCGTCGGCTCGGCAGATGCGCACGCCACGCTCCAGGTCTCGAACCGCAAGGTGCTCGAGGGCTTCTACCTGGGCCTCGGACTGACCGACAGCACGGCCGTGATGCAGGTCGTCGACAAGCTCGACAAGGTCAGCCCCGAGAAGATCCGCGTCATGCTCGGCGAGATCGGCGTCTCCGACGACAGTGCCACCAAGGTGCTCGCCCTGGCCGAGATCGTCACGACCGACACGTCGTTCGTGCAGCGGGTCGAGGCGCTCGGTGTCGAGCACGAGCTCCTGGCCGAGGGCCTCTCGGAGCTGGCCCACGTGGTCGGCTCGATCGTCGCCCCCGGCCGCGTCACCGTGACCGCCGACCTCCGGATCGCCCGAGGCCTCGACTACTACACGGGCACGGTTTTCGAGACACGCCTGTCGGGCTTCGAGCAGCTCGGGTCGATCTGCTCCGGCGGCCGGTACGAGAAGCTGGCCGCCGACAACCGCAGCACCTACCCCGGCGTCGGCATCTCGCTCGGTGTGTCCCGCCTCCTGGCGGCCCTGCTGGGTGACGGCGTCACCGCGAGCCGCTCGGTGCCGACGGCCGTGCTGGTCGCGGTCGCCGACGAGGCCGACCGCCGCGGTGCCGACGACGTCGCCAGGTCGCTGCGCTCGCGAGGTGTCCCGACCGAGGTCGCCCCGTCGGCCGCGAAGTTCGGCAAGCAGCTGCGCCACGCCGAGCGTCGCGGCATCCCGTTCGTGTTCTTCCCAGGGGGAGCGGACGGCTCCGCCCCCACCGTCAAGGACATCCGCAGCGGCGACCAGGTCGAGGCCGACCCGGCCACCTGGACGCCCCCTGCCGACGACCTGCGTCCGCAGGTCGTCGCCCCCACGCCCCCCGTTCCCGACCTCCAGGAGAAGACCCCGTGA
- a CDS encoding MBL fold metallo-hydrolase: MLLTSFPAGPLQANCYLVARGPGAGCAVVDPGMDAIEGVRSVAAEHDLTPQAVLVTHGHFDHLWNAQDVAAEWGCPVWIHPADRHLLSDPMAAISNESAAMLRGQLGLDGELPEFVEPADVRDAVDGATIDVDGITFTVAHVPGHTPGTLYYLIDYPDNDEVSQVMFSGDFLFAGSIGRTDLVGGSHPQMIDSLRDKVLPLRDDVVVLPGHGPQTSVGRERTTNPYLVQIADGLA; encoded by the coding sequence GTGCTCCTGACGTCCTTCCCTGCCGGTCCGCTGCAGGCGAACTGCTACCTCGTCGCCCGTGGACCGGGCGCCGGCTGTGCGGTCGTCGATCCCGGCATGGACGCCATCGAGGGGGTCCGCTCGGTGGCCGCCGAGCACGACCTCACCCCGCAGGCCGTCCTGGTGACGCACGGTCACTTCGACCACCTCTGGAACGCCCAGGACGTCGCGGCGGAGTGGGGTTGCCCGGTGTGGATCCACCCGGCCGACCGACACCTGCTGAGTGATCCGATGGCGGCCATCTCGAACGAGTCTGCTGCGATGCTGCGCGGTCAGCTGGGCCTCGACGGCGAGCTGCCGGAGTTCGTGGAGCCCGCCGACGTCCGTGACGCGGTCGACGGCGCGACGATCGACGTCGACGGCATCACGTTCACGGTCGCCCACGTGCCCGGGCACACGCCCGGCACGCTGTACTACCTGATCGACTACCCCGACAACGACGAGGTCTCGCAGGTCATGTTCTCCGGCGACTTCCTGTTCGCCGGATCGATCGGCCGCACCGACCTCGTGGGCGGCTCGCACCCGCAGATGATCGACAGCCTGCGCGACAAGGTGCTGCCGCTGCGCGACGACGTCGTGGTGCTGCCCGGTCATGGACCTCAGACCTCCGTCGGGCGCGAGCGCACGACCAACCCGTACCTCGTCCAGATCGCCGACGGGCTCGCCTGA
- a CDS encoding DUF349 domain-containing protein gives MTTPAEHPWGRVDDEGNVHLRTADGERIIGQWAAGSDPTEALAFYERRFGALETEVELLEKRLESGALSPADAVKALDKARQNISGAAALGDLAALEVRLDALAPQIEKAREAKKAAREAEQAVAEQRKTEIVTEAEKIAAGTEYRKGSDRLTALLEEWKALPRLSRSADDALWKRFSGARTSFMRARKTFFAEQDGQRAEAKKIKEKLIVEAEALSGSTDFGATAGAYRDLMSRWKAAGSAPRNVEDKLWKRFRAAQDAFFEARDEANAALDKEFEGNADVKEKILVEAEALLPVTDADAARRALNDIADRWEAAGKVPRARISELEGKLRKVEEAVRAAGERKWQRTDPEKSARADDMIGKLQRAITDTEESLAKAEAAGDQRKVKDLTAKLESNRAFLDMAQRAQADFS, from the coding sequence ATGACCACACCCGCCGAGCACCCGTGGGGCCGCGTCGACGACGAGGGCAACGTCCACCTCCGCACCGCCGACGGCGAGCGCATCATCGGCCAATGGGCCGCGGGTTCCGACCCGACCGAGGCGCTGGCGTTCTACGAGCGGCGCTTCGGCGCGCTCGAGACGGAGGTCGAGCTGCTCGAGAAGCGACTCGAGTCCGGCGCCCTCTCCCCCGCTGACGCCGTGAAGGCGCTCGACAAGGCGCGACAGAACATCTCCGGGGCCGCGGCCCTGGGCGACCTGGCCGCCCTCGAGGTCCGGCTCGACGCGCTCGCGCCGCAGATCGAGAAGGCACGCGAGGCCAAGAAGGCTGCGCGCGAGGCCGAGCAGGCCGTGGCCGAGCAGCGCAAGACCGAGATCGTGACCGAGGCCGAGAAGATCGCGGCCGGCACCGAGTACCGCAAGGGCTCCGACCGGCTCACGGCGCTCCTGGAGGAGTGGAAGGCGCTGCCGCGCCTCAGCCGTTCGGCCGACGACGCGCTCTGGAAGCGCTTCAGCGGCGCACGCACCTCGTTCATGCGGGCGCGCAAGACCTTCTTCGCCGAGCAGGACGGCCAACGCGCCGAGGCGAAGAAGATCAAGGAGAAGCTCATCGTCGAGGCCGAGGCCCTGTCCGGCTCCACCGACTTCGGCGCCACCGCCGGCGCCTACCGCGACCTGATGTCGCGGTGGAAGGCGGCCGGCTCGGCCCCGCGCAACGTCGAGGACAAGCTCTGGAAGCGGTTCCGCGCCGCCCAGGATGCGTTCTTCGAGGCGCGCGACGAGGCCAACGCGGCGCTCGACAAGGAGTTCGAGGGCAACGCCGACGTCAAGGAGAAGATCCTGGTCGAGGCCGAGGCCCTCCTGCCGGTCACCGATGCCGATGCCGCGCGCAGGGCGCTCAACGACATCGCCGACCGCTGGGAGGCGGCGGGCAAGGTGCCGCGGGCCCGGATCTCCGAGCTCGAGGGCAAGCTGCGCAAGGTCGAGGAGGCCGTCCGCGCCGCGGGTGAGCGCAAGTGGCAGCGCACCGATCCCGAGAAGTCGGCCCGCGCCGACGACATGATCGGCAAGCTGCAGCGCGCCATCACCGACACCGAGGAGTCGCTCGCCAAGGCCGAGGCCGCCGGCGACCAGCGCAAGGTCAAGGACCTCACCGCCAAGCTCGAGTCCAACCG